A genome region from Glycine max cultivar Williams 82 chromosome 5, Glycine_max_v4.0, whole genome shotgun sequence includes the following:
- the LOC100804538 gene encoding protein RER1A — translation MMDTGGGGGASSPTATMSRWKFAAWRQFQHLLDKSTPHVGRRWLGFAAVALLYALRVYLVQGFYVVSYGLGIYILNLLIGFLSPQVDPETVILDADVPTLPSTASDEFRPFVRRLPEFKFWYSITKAFCIAFVMTFFSAFDVPVFWPILLFYWVVLFSLTMRRQISHMIKYKYLPFSSGKQRYDVKRAPPEITSLSED, via the exons ATGATGGATACTGGCGGAGGAGGCGGAGCATCGTCACCGACAGCCACCATGTCGCGGTGGAAGTTTGCGGCGTGGCGGCAGTTCCAGCACCTGCTGGATAAATCGACGCCGCACGTGGGACGCCGGTGGCTGGGGTTCGCGGCGGTTGCGCTTTTGTACGCGCTGCGCGTGTACTTGGTGCAAGGCTTCTACGTCGTTTCGTACGGCCTCGGCATATACATCCTCAACCTTCTGATAGGGTTCCTCTCCCCTCAGGTGGACCCCGAGACCGTGATTCTCGACGCCGACGTCCCCACCCTCCCCTCCACCGCTTCCGACGAATTTCGTCCCTTCGTTCGCCGCCTCCCCGAGTTCAAGTTCTG GTACTCAATCACGAAGGCATTTTGCATTGCTTTTGTGATGACTTTCTTTAGTGCGTTTGATGTTCCTGTGTTCTGGCCAATACTCCTCTTCTACTGGGTGGTCCTATTCTCACTTACAATGAGGAGACAGATATCTCACATgattaaatacaaatatttaccGTTTTCATCTGGAAAACAG cgCTATGATGTAAAGAGAGCACCACCAGAAATCACAAGCCTTTCAGAGGACTGA
- the LOC100804015 gene encoding cysteine proteinase RD21a-like precursor encodes MASMTMIYTLLFLSFTLSYAIKTSTIINYTDNEVMAMYEEWLVKHQKVYNELGKKDKRFQVFKDNLGFIQEHNNNLNNTYKLGLNKFADMTNEEYRAMYLGTKSNAKRRLMKTKSTGHRYAFSARDRLPVHVDWRMKGAVAPIKDQGSCGSCWAFSTVATVEAINKIVTGKFVSLSEQELVDCDRAYNEGCNGGLMDYAFEFIIQNGGIDTDKDYPYRGFDGICDPTKKNAKVVNIDGYEDVPPYDENALKKAVAHQPVSVAIEASGRALQLYQSGVFTGKCGTSLDHGVVVVGYGSENGVDYWLVRNSWGTGWGEDGYFKMQRNVRTSTGKCGITMEASYPVKNGLNSAVPNSVYESTEVYVSSA; translated from the exons ATGGCTTCAATGACCATGATATACACCttactctttctttctttcactttgTCATATGCTATTAAGACCTCCACCATCATCAACTACACCGACAATGAGGTCATGGCCATGTACGAGGAGTGGTTGGTGAAGCACCAAAAGGTGTACAATGAGTTGGGAAAGAAGGACAAGAGATTCCAAGTTTTCAAGGACAACTTAGGGTTCATACAAGAGCACAACAACAATCTAAACAACACTTACAAACTTGGGTTGAACAAGTTTGCTGACATGACCAATGAGGAATACCGTGCCATGTATTTGGGCACCAAGAGTAATGCCAAGCGCAGACTCATGAAAACCAAGAGCACCGGTCACCGCTACGCGTTCAGCGCCCGTGACCGGTTGCCGGTGCATGTGGACTGGAGGATGAAAGGTGCAGTTGCTCCCATCAAAGATCAGGGAAGTTgtg GAAGTTGTTGGGCGTTCTCAACGGTGGCCACAGTGGAAGCGATAAACAAGATAGTGACAGGGAAGTTTGTGTCCTTATCTGAACAAGAACTTGTGGACTGTGACAGAGCCTACAATGAAGGATGCAATGGTGGCCTTATGGACTATGCATTCGAATTCATCATTCAAAATGGTGGCATTGATACTGACAAAGATTACCCATACCGGGGCTTTGATGGCATCTGTGATCCAACTAAG AAAAATGCTAAGGTAGTGAATATTGATGGGTACGAGGATGTTCCACCATATGATGAGAATGCCTTAAAGAAAGCTGTGGCTCATCAACCTGTAAGCGTTGCTATTGAAGCCTCTGGCAGGGCTTTGCAACTTTATCAATCG ggTGTGTTTACTGGTAAATGTGGGACAAGTTTAGACCATGGTGTAGTGGTTGTTGGATATGGCTCTGAAAATGGTGTGGATTACTGGCTGGTGAGGAATTCATGGGGCACTGGATGGGGTGAGGATGGCTATTTCAAGATGCAGCGCAACGTGAGAACCTCCACGGGCAAGTGTGGAATTACAATGGAGGCCTCCTACCCTGTGAAGAATGGTCTAAACTCTGCAGTTCCTAATTCAGTTTATGAAAGCACTGAGGTGTATGTTAGCAGTGCTTGA
- the LOC100804538 gene encoding protein RER1A isoform X2, which yields MMDTGGGGGASSPTATMSRWKFAAWRQFQHLLDKSTPHVGRRWLGFAAVALLYALRVYLVQGFYVVSYGLGIYILNLLIGFLSPQVDPETVILDADVPTLPSTASDEFRPFVRRLPEFKFWYSITKAFCIAFVMTFFSAFDVPVFWPILLFYWVVLFSLTMRRQISHMIKYKYLPFSSGKQMEQSEDLMEVEESCF from the exons ATGATGGATACTGGCGGAGGAGGCGGAGCATCGTCACCGACAGCCACCATGTCGCGGTGGAAGTTTGCGGCGTGGCGGCAGTTCCAGCACCTGCTGGATAAATCGACGCCGCACGTGGGACGCCGGTGGCTGGGGTTCGCGGCGGTTGCGCTTTTGTACGCGCTGCGCGTGTACTTGGTGCAAGGCTTCTACGTCGTTTCGTACGGCCTCGGCATATACATCCTCAACCTTCTGATAGGGTTCCTCTCCCCTCAGGTGGACCCCGAGACCGTGATTCTCGACGCCGACGTCCCCACCCTCCCCTCCACCGCTTCCGACGAATTTCGTCCCTTCGTTCGCCGCCTCCCCGAGTTCAAGTTCTG GTACTCAATCACGAAGGCATTTTGCATTGCTTTTGTGATGACTTTCTTTAGTGCGTTTGATGTTCCTGTGTTCTGGCCAATACTCCTCTTCTACTGGGTGGTCCTATTCTCACTTACAATGAGGAGACAGATATCTCACATgattaaatacaaatatttaccGTTTTCATCTGGAAAACAG ATGGAGCAATCTGAGGATTTGATGGAAGTTGAAGAAAGTTGCTTTTGA